A genomic window from Coccinella septempunctata chromosome 9, icCocSept1.1, whole genome shotgun sequence includes:
- the LOC123319899 gene encoding fasciclin-3 isoform X2 — MDEKKRSSLLVRLLVGLSLFQGYYFAHVEVTPSEILVLPGHNVTFVCRVAVRLQYCRVEIPGEESKNLNPSLPSNDNVKYYGVGLDSGQCGFTINSVSEKNNGIIKCTLGMTTETKESVGKMHLIVAKPPQPPMMEVSRGPDNVGVYKIHDTIHASCAVNDGRPAANISWYLDDVPILEGLSMPTIVEIAKENLQSKSQNLTRQLRASDNGKRLRCVAHHPAYPNGQHETSRQLDVVYPPQPLKNPLEQFGYIIGQQGVISVVIEANPKPKIEWFVAGQNIKEGNSDNTGRIDAQPIVELEQGRYEVNLRMAAVQKEDTEKEYILAAQNQMGRQEYHVRISTNPEPEGLELGLGSLVGIVVAICILLMAVFLLIFAKTTGRWCFSGGATVIDYTSENGTRQGQDAISGDGVDNPHHQTSQEYINGNDLPIKKDEKINTQV, encoded by the exons GATACTATTTCGCACACGTTGAAGTCACCCCTAGCGAGATATTGGTACTGCCTGGACACAACGTAACCTTCGTTTGTAGGGTTGCCGTACGCTTGCAATACTGCAGGGTGGAAATACCAGGAGAAGAAAGCAAGAATCTCAATCCCAGCCTACCATCAAACGATAAC GTGAAATACTACGGCGTGGGCTTGGACAGCGGACAATGCGGATTCACCATCAACAGCGTGTCCGAAAAGAACAACGGCATCATCAAATGCACCCTCGGAATGACCACAGAGACCAAGGAATCAGTCGGAAAGATGCATCTTATAGTTGCCA AGCCTCCCCAGCCGCCCATGATGGAAGTGAGCAGGGGACCAGACAACGTCGGAGTCTACAAGATCCACGACACCATACACGCGTCCTGTGCCGTCAACGATGGCAGACCGGCCGCCAACATCTCCTGGTACTTGG ACGATGTACCGATCTTGGAAGGTCTCAGCATGCCCACCATCGTCGAGATCGCCAAGGAAAATTTGCAATCCAAATCGCAAAATCTGACGAGGCAACTGAGGGCGTCCGACAACGGTAAAAGGTTGAGATGCGTGGCCCATCATCCCGCCTATCCGAACGGTCAACACGAGACGAGCAGACAGCTGGACGTTGTTT ACCCTCCGCAACCCCTGAAGAACCCCCTGGAGCAGTTCGGATACATCATCGGGCAGCAGGGTGTTATCTCCGTTGTTATCGAGGCAAACCCCAAGCCGAAGATCGAGTGGTTTGTTGCCGGTCAGAACATCAAGGAGGGAAACAGCGATAACACCGGGAGGATAGACGCCCAACCTATCGTGGAATTG GAGCAAGGGAGATACGAGGTTAACCTGAGGATGGCGGCCGTCCAGAAGGAGGACACGGAGAAAGAATACATCCTCGCCGCCCAAAATCAGATGGGACGCCAGGAGTACCACGTGAGGATTTCGACGAATCCGGAGCCAGAAG GTTTGGAACTAGGCCTTGGATCCTTGGTCGGCATTGTGGTGGCAATATGTATCCTCCTCATGGCTGTTTTCCTTCTGATCTTCGCAAAAACCACAGGAAGGTGGTGTTTTTCTG GGGGCGCCACCGTCATCGACTATACTAGCGAAAACGGCACCCGTCAAGGTCAGGACGCGATCTCCGGCGACGGGGTGGACAACCCCCATCACCAGACGTCCCAAGAGTACATCAACGGTAACGATCTGCCGATCAAAAAGGACGAAAAGATCAACACGCAGGTTTAA
- the LOC123319899 gene encoding fasciclin-3 isoform X1, with the protein MDEKKRSSLLVRLLVGLSLFQGYYFAHVEVTPSEILVLPGHNVTFVCRVAVRLQYCRVEIPGEESKNLNPSLPSNDNVKYYGVGLDSGQCGFTINSVSEKNNGIIKCTLGMTTETKESVGKMHLIVAKPPQPPMMEVSRGPDNVGVYKIHDTIHASCAVNDGRPAANISWYLDDVPILEGLSMPTIVEIAKENLQSKSQNLTRQLRASDNGKRLRCVAHHPAYPNGQHETSRQLDVVYPPQPLKNPLEQFGYIIGQQGVISVVIEANPKPKIEWFVAGQNIKEGNSDNTGRIDAQPIVELEQGRYEVNLRMAAVQKEDTEKEYILAAQNQMGRQEYHVRISTNPEPEGLELGLGSLVGIVVAICILLMAVFLLIFAKTTGRWCFSGPRERHLGESSDTESADGRPKYSRRNLVPTRLASYFKKDKGKEQMKDDEEEAKKEEVEDTTTVPLDTTLATEDETGNKEGVVYAELDLISPGVKAVVKNDNDKTEYAEILYSPKEEANKEENK; encoded by the exons GATACTATTTCGCACACGTTGAAGTCACCCCTAGCGAGATATTGGTACTGCCTGGACACAACGTAACCTTCGTTTGTAGGGTTGCCGTACGCTTGCAATACTGCAGGGTGGAAATACCAGGAGAAGAAAGCAAGAATCTCAATCCCAGCCTACCATCAAACGATAAC GTGAAATACTACGGCGTGGGCTTGGACAGCGGACAATGCGGATTCACCATCAACAGCGTGTCCGAAAAGAACAACGGCATCATCAAATGCACCCTCGGAATGACCACAGAGACCAAGGAATCAGTCGGAAAGATGCATCTTATAGTTGCCA AGCCTCCCCAGCCGCCCATGATGGAAGTGAGCAGGGGACCAGACAACGTCGGAGTCTACAAGATCCACGACACCATACACGCGTCCTGTGCCGTCAACGATGGCAGACCGGCCGCCAACATCTCCTGGTACTTGG ACGATGTACCGATCTTGGAAGGTCTCAGCATGCCCACCATCGTCGAGATCGCCAAGGAAAATTTGCAATCCAAATCGCAAAATCTGACGAGGCAACTGAGGGCGTCCGACAACGGTAAAAGGTTGAGATGCGTGGCCCATCATCCCGCCTATCCGAACGGTCAACACGAGACGAGCAGACAGCTGGACGTTGTTT ACCCTCCGCAACCCCTGAAGAACCCCCTGGAGCAGTTCGGATACATCATCGGGCAGCAGGGTGTTATCTCCGTTGTTATCGAGGCAAACCCCAAGCCGAAGATCGAGTGGTTTGTTGCCGGTCAGAACATCAAGGAGGGAAACAGCGATAACACCGGGAGGATAGACGCCCAACCTATCGTGGAATTG GAGCAAGGGAGATACGAGGTTAACCTGAGGATGGCGGCCGTCCAGAAGGAGGACACGGAGAAAGAATACATCCTCGCCGCCCAAAATCAGATGGGACGCCAGGAGTACCACGTGAGGATTTCGACGAATCCGGAGCCAGAAG GTTTGGAACTAGGCCTTGGATCCTTGGTCGGCATTGTGGTGGCAATATGTATCCTCCTCATGGCTGTTTTCCTTCTGATCTTCGCAAAAACCACAGGAAGGTGGTGTTTTTCTG GACCAAGGGAGAGACATCTAGGAGAATC AAGCGACACGGAGAGCGCAGACGGTCGTCCAAAATATTCAAGACGCAATTTGGTGCCCACCAGGCTGGCCAGTTACTTCAAGAAAGACAAGGGCAAGGAACAGATGAAGGACGATGAGGAGGAAGCAAAGAAGGAGGAAGTTGAGGACACCACCACAGTCCCACTGGATACCACGCTAGCCACTGAGGATGAAACGGGTAACAAAGAAGGGGTCGTATACGCAGAGTTGGATCTGATCAGCCCCGGTGTGAAGGCGGTCGTCAAAAACGACAACGATAAAACAGAGTACGCCGAGATCCTCTACAGTCCCAAAGAAGAAGCGAATAAAGAGGAGAATAAATAG